The Aspergillus luchuensis IFO 4308 DNA, chromosome 4, nearly complete sequence DNA window AGCTTAAAGTTACCCTCTCCCAAGGGCTCCATTCTGACCCCTGCCTCTTGTCGCCATTAGGTGGGGCCTAGTAATGTTACCCACTCACACTACCAGAGTAGTAGACCATCTGCTGTAGTAACTAGTGAAGTACTTTGtgttgggggggggggccGGGGCCGGGATGGAGCCCTCCGTGGATGGCAGAGCTGGGAGACAGGCTGTCTTCTTGAGAGCTGATTTGTCACATTCCCACCCCTGCAGAGATTCTGGGCCGTGGCCATGATCTGTCCCTGCTATTGTTGTTTTTATTCGGGCTATATTGTTACGAACGAAATTGCTACGATTGcatcaaagaagaatagaGACGTAGACGAAGAGCAGGAAATTCGCTACACGCTGCAGGACAACTGCTAAAAGTTAATATCTACACAAGCACTACTAACCTAGGTAGAATCTGCTATTCTCTGGATCCGGACCGTTATTATCCGCAGCACGAAGCTCCACTCTATGATTTAGATGTTTATTGACCGGCCGTGATATGTGCGCAAATATCCCACGCCGACAATTTATATCGTTGGGGAATTGTGGGTGCGTATAACAAGTATGAATTGTGCGGAGGGCTGCGCTCAGTAGTAGTCATTGCTCCCCGAGAGCCTCGAGGCGGCTTTCCTTCAGTTGAACGACCCGAAGGAACAAGCATGGGTTATTTCTTGGTTTGGGTCTACCGAGCAACCCTTGGGATTCGGTGTGTCCTTTTTCCCGTTTTTACTCCCCAGGTACCCCAAGACAGAGACAGGCTGCAGTCCAAGCGCTAGATCGAATCCAGCCGACTGTTATCAACTCAGGCTCTGTGATGGGGCTTGTCCCAAACGGGCAAGGATGGCCTCTGCAGACCCAATGGAAGACAAGCAACAATTCTAGTCTCATTGGACAGATGAGATTCCACTAGTAATGTATTGGTTTTGGTGATACAATACCAAGGTACCAGAACGACCATACCTACCTGCCTAGGCAAGACCGACCTAAGTTGGTCTAGTCCCTTTCATTCATTTCCCTTCCAATTCTCCGGTCGAAGGCTGCACTGCCGGggatcctctttctcctcgtctcctcctctcctcctctccggaCTGGCACCTCCGGACCAGATTGTGTCTGTAAAAGCCGTCGAACTTAACCTTTAGCGTTTTAGGGACTCCGAGGATTATCCACAATTATtccaccctccccccggTAATCGACTCACCATGAACTAACTAAAAGTCCACTCTTTACGAATCTCCTGCGCCGCTGTTGCCCCCCGCCCTCTGTCCGCTAATTAACCTTCCACCATGGCTTGAATGGATGGTACACCCATTTCTGCTGTTCTCGCTATATTATCAacaattaaaaaaaataataaaatctcgACTACGGCAGGATTAATCTCTTGATTTACACTTACTCTCTTGAGTTTAGTTCCTCAATTAATTTTGTTCTGTATCCTGCCTCTGCTCTCTGTCTTCCTTCCGTggccccctccaccaccgccggtaccctctccttctgcttcctctaccgtttccttccttctctctctctctacctcttctccttcgtaCTTCCCTCATACTACGTCTACTTGGGCTTGAGCCTTACCATTAcctaccatcaccatcatcgcctcctcttcttctttaccATCGTCACCGCTCTCGCCATGCCCAGCAATTCTTGTTGAGCTTTTTGCTCGCCCGCCCTGttattcccttcctctcttttgcGCCGCGGTCCCGAAAATCATTCGTTCCTAGCCTACCGGGTTTGCTTTTGACTTTGCCTTCCCTTTCTCCGGCACGATTGGCCCTCACTTCGCCCGCACCCTAAAATCCCACTTCCGATCGGTCATCGCCAACGTCTTGTCTTCTATTCTCCTCCTAACTTGTCGTTACTATTCGGAAGGCGGCATTCCTCGTCATGGAGCAAGAGCATCCTCTGGCTTGGTCAGATATGACCAACCCGGGCGATGATGAATTCTCCAACTTCCTCGAGTTTGGCATGCAGTTCCCTGATGTGGAGGGGCATGGGCCAAGTGACCCTCACGCTTCCCGGCCTCTTGCCCACCCGGCCTCCATGTCGATGCCCGCCACAACAGCACCTGCGCAGGAGCAATTGGTCCGCATGGATACCGATAATGTTACCACCCAGTCGCCGTCATATGCCCTCATGAACAATGATTTCTCTCTCGACCTCTCCAACCATGGGCAGCAGGTCCAGCCGCATCCCTCGTCATACTCGAATGCCCCAGTCACCCCGGCATTCTACGCGCACAAGCCTCCGCAGCCCCAGTACTTTCACcctcaacagcagcaccaaccGATGCAGGAACAGTCACACCAGATGTCCCACCACTCGCACCCGACTACACAGGCTTACGTTCCTCATGGTCAGACAGTGATACCCCCCACCCCTAACAGTATCGAGCTCCAGGGAAGTGCCGCTACGCACTCACTCCGGACAGATGACGGTCATGAGATGTACGAGCGGTTCACTCGAATGAATGACGAACAGGTAAGCatgatccatccattcatgaTCTGGAGTTTAGCCTGCATGATCTAATGCATGCACCCGCTCTTCGCAGGCCCTTTACACCCCCCTGGTCTCACCTGCCATGACCCCATTGGAAAGTCAATTTCGCTTCCCTGAATACACCATCCCTGGAGAGTACTTCACCCCTCTCACCTCGCCGGCTCTCGAAGCTCACACTTCCAATCCCACTGGCTACCCCTTCCACACTGGCCAAATCTCTGAAATGGGATTCGTGCCCTCCCCAGCCGATAATGCACTCCCTATGTCGTCAGCCCCTTCCTCGCCGGGTCTGATGCGGAAACATCGGCGCCAGCCTTCAAACACCAAGTCCTTCTCCGCTCGCGCTAAAAAGCAACAATCGCCTTCAGTTCGGCCACAGGCACGGAAAAAGTCACTTTTGAACATCAACTCGGATGAGGTCTTGAATAGTCTAAGCCAGGACCAGGGAAGTAGCAAATCGCGCAGCTCCGGTGGTAGTGGTCTCCGCTACGGGAGTAACGAGAGCTCTGGGCAGGATTCCGTCTCTCCAGAGCCTCTATCTGAACCACTGATGCCGCCACCTGCTCTTCCTCCGTCCCGCAAGTCTCCCGCGATTGCCCCCCAGACCACTCAGGTGTCGCAAGCCAATGAACCCGCAACCCCGGCTTTGCTGATGCGCATCCAACGGTCCCCACACAGCAACGCCTCTACTGGCCCGATGGCAACTGTGTCCAGGCCTGCTCCCTCTGAGCCACATGACG harbors:
- a CDS encoding phosphate-sensing transcription factor PHO4 (COG:K;~EggNog:ENOG410PG9G;~InterPro:IPR011598,IPR036638;~go_function: GO:0046983 - protein dimerization activity [Evidence IEA]), with translation MEQEHPLAWSDMTNPGDDEFSNFLEFGMQFPDVEGHGPSDPHASRPLAHPASMSMPATTAPAQEQLVRMDTDNVTTQSPSYALMNNDFSLDLSNHGQQVQPHPSSYSNAPVTPAFYAHKPPQPQYFHPQQQHQPMQEQSHQMSHHSHPTTQAYVPHGQTVIPPTPNSIELQGSAATHSLRTDDGHEMYERFTRMNDEQALYTPLVSPAMTPLESQFRFPEYTIPGEYFTPLTSPALEAHTSNPTGYPFHTGQISEMGFVPSPADNALPMSSAPSSPGLMRKHRRQPSNTKSFSARAKKQQSPSVRPQARKKSLLNINSDEVLNSLSQDQGSSKSRSSGGSGLRYGSNESSGQDSVSPEPLSEPLMPPPALPPSRKSPAIAPQTTQVSQANEPATPALLMRIQRSPHSNASTGPMATVSRPAPSEPHDDIMEDVVLPESATSYGSVSRPPVSRIDTTVRADSTSSTTTPGSATPAMEPKSAPVVNRPANSIAPSPRSLAMPSPSGPVPKKSDTPKLGPLGRKRQSLSSSQPSPNLRPKISPSIQPLVRGDGGITSETSALYLASKSNYQHILDGTLLPGVSYPETLAENLSSKRTNHKLAEQGRRNRINNALKEIETLIPASFVQIKHAKEAAMCNAKGGEKDKEKEKEKEKAGNQPISKASTVEMAIDYIKALQQELEETKGKLAAAEERLGEGKGPAKRDDKTTNPENGKEGNAVDTESAATSVEIGPSS